In Hydractinia symbiolongicarpus strain clone_291-10 chromosome 13, HSymV2.1, whole genome shotgun sequence, a single genomic region encodes these proteins:
- the LOC130623736 gene encoding amyloid protein-binding protein 2-like: MLQMEVNEDAEVTNYESKSEFRNLNLYNFALKYVAKNLFLFTNTIHLIPAPNFRDVLNKAVEFKLCQNLQRQISNLDLLEKVLQNSSYWGTLHKCIQIILTKEKDFGFFLASQKVTQYSFLKNMVSNGKRNNQDVYRYVHQAIKLASFFCECGMYSCAEMIYTCIDVVDLNGNMNNEQMLIAFEVSLRMAYTSTLDCKFDDANKSIINASVLLTYLQNAQFKPNCALFYTICSMYMFSISQYDKAYNLAIQAVQELDSRLSPKVIVDTLRQACKACIIKRYFPQACVYAKEAVRLAKHWYGIKHPKYADTLSDYGFYLLSVDSVSNGVKYYQNALEIRTELFGENNIITAITHEDLAYAVYVRDYSQGNFHEARSHAEQGLRVLTTLLPKDHLLLSSSKRVQALILEEVAIDTGDEAEEKRLLNCAEELHIDSLRLARKTFGESNVQTAKHYGNLGRLYQSMKKYKDAEINHLKAIEIKENLLGAEDYEVALSIGHLASLYNYDMEKYDQAEGLYLRSIAIGRKLFGGWYSGLEYDYRGLVHLYANTGNFNQMSSFQMKLAEWKDEREDVLSSRHVDVDLNFDCEPSVEQVLSSIKANANSKQPCGS, translated from the exons ATGCTGCAAATGGAAGTTAACGAAGATGCAGAG GTTACCAACTATGAAAGTAAAAGTGAATTTCGCAATTTAAACTTATACAACTTTGCATTAAAATATGTGGCGAAAAATCTATTTCTGTTTACAAACACAATACACTTAATTCCAGCTCCAAACTTCAGAGATGTTTTAAATAAg GCTGTGGAGTTCAAACTTTGTCAAAATTTACAGAGGCAAATATCTAATCTTGATTTGTTGGAAAAAGTTTTACAAAATTCCAGTTATTG GGGAACTCTTCACAAATGTATTCAAATAATTCTAACCAAAGAAAAAGACTTTGGTTTTTTTCTTGCCAGTCAAAAAGTAACACagtattcatttttaaaaaatatggtatCAAATGGAAAAAGAAACAACCAGGATGTTTATCGATATGTACATCAAGCCATTAAGTTAG CTTCTTTCTTTTGTGAATGTGGCATGTATAGTTGTGCAGAAATGATATACACCTGCattgatgttgttgatttaaATGGAAATATGAATAATGAGCAGATGCTGATTGCATTTGAAGTTTCGTTAAG AATGGCATACACATCTACGCTAGATTGTAAATTTGACGATGCCAACAAATCAATAATAAATGCCTCTGTTTTGTTGACATACCTTCAAAATGCTCAGTTTAAGCCAAATTGTGCATTGTTTTATACCATTTGCAGTATGTATATGTTCTCAATATCACAATATGACAAG GCATACAATTTAGCTATACAGGCTGTTCAAGAGCTGGACTCCAGACTGTCTCCTAAG gTCATTGTTGATACTCTTAGGCAAGCATGTAAG GCCTGTATTATAAAGCGTTACTTTCCTCAAGCTTGTGTTTATGCGAAAGAGGCTGTCAGACTTGCAAA ACATTGGTATGGTATAAAACATCCCAAGTATGCTGATACCTTGTCTGATTATggtttttatttgttaagtGTAGACTCTGTCAGTAATGGCGTCAAGTATTACCAA AATGCTTTGGAGATTCGTACAGAACTATTCGGCGAAAACAATATTATTACTGCAATCACACATGAAGACCTAGCATATGCTGTCTATGTTCGAGATTACAGTCAGGGCAATTTTCATGAAGCAAG GAGCCATGCAGAGCAAGGACTTCGTGTTCTCACCACGCTCCTACCGAAAGATCATCTTCTACTCTCTTCTTCAAAACGAGTACAAG CATTGATCTTAGAAGAAGTTGCCATTGATACTGGAGACGAAGCTGAGGAGAAACGGCTTTTAaattgcgctgaagaattacatATAGATTCTCTTCGATTAGccag GAAAACATTTGGTGAAAGCAATGTCCAAACAGCGAAACATTATGGGAATTTGGGACGATTATATCAGAGTATGAAAAAATATAAG GACGCAGAAATCAATCATTTGAAAGCCATCGAAATCAAAGAGAATCTTTTAGGCGCAGAG GATTACGAAGTTGCTTTGTCTATCGGTCATCTTGCATCATTGTACAACTATGATATGGAAAAGTATGACCAAGCTGAGGGACTTTATTTGAGATCTATAGCAATAG GTCGCAAGTTATTTGGTGGATGGTATAGTGGGCTGGAGTATGATTACAGAGGTTTAGTTCATTTGTACGCAAATACTG GAAATTTCAACCAAATGTCGTCGTTTCAAATGAAGTTAGCCGAATGGAAAGACGAGCGCGAGGACGTCCTATCGTCACGTCACGTCGACGTTGATTTGAACTTTGATTGCGAACCTTCTGTAGAACAAGTGCTAAGTTCAATCAAAGCAAACGCAAACTCCAAACAACCATGTGGAAGCTAA
- the LOC130623845 gene encoding uncharacterized protein LOC130623845 isoform X2: protein MSNSRKRKLGTAIAPSEDLINEFIKSQKTTTKSKQFNNPGADLENKAIKRSRHSEMVSPRKFAAIICEDSEKWGGQDYLGKKIIEIFRQNDDEVWEYFKACSDEIPDKNKLADYEAFIVSGSHYSANDEHPWVQHLETFFKDLYQYQELSTTTSPPKLIGVCFGHQLIGKALGARVVKNVGGRFIFKPVHINVTDTLTKSEYYKDNFQSNHSLSLFQSHSEEIIDLPCFAECVASSDNCRNEIVKYGDSVLTFQGHMEITEDEMLEKILPDIKKANIFNEEEEQEMFQALKEKGSDRKKVVDLIKSFMYSGQHDTYT, encoded by the exons atGTCAAATAGTCGAAAACGTAAACTTGGAACTGCCATAGCACCTTCTGAAGATCTTATTAACGAATTTATAAAATCACAGAAAACTACCACAAAGTCAAAGCAGTTTAATAACCCAGGAGCTGATTTG GAAAACAAAGCCATAAAAAGATCCAGACATTCAGAAATGGTTAGCCCAAGAAAGTTTGCTGCGATCATATGTGAAGATTCAGAAAAATGGGGAGGACAAGACTatcttggaaaaaaaattattgaaatttttagacaaaatgaTGATGAAGTGTGGGAGTATTTTAAAGCTTGTTCTGATGAGATTCCTGATAAAAATAAGTTAGCAGATTATGAAGCTTTCATTGTCAGCGGCTCGCATTATTCTGCCAATGACGAACATCCCTGGGTTCAACACttagaaactttttttaaagatttgtaTCAATACCAAGAACTGTCAACAACAACAAGCCCGCCAAAATTAATCGGAGTTTGTTTTGGTCATCAATTAATTGGAAAAGCTCTCGGAGCACGTGTGGTTAAAAACGTTGGAGGGAGGTTTATTTTCAAACCGGTTCATATTAACGTCACTGATACTTTAACTAAATCTGAATATTACAAAGACAATTTTCAGAGTAATCATTCTTTGTCGTTGTTTCAATCCCATAGTGAGGAGATTATTGATTTGCCATGTTTCGCTGAATGCGTTGCGAGTTCAGATAATTGCAGGAATGAAATTGTGAAGTATGGAGACTCTGTTTTAACATTTCAAGGGCACATGGAAATTACAGAAGATGAAATGCTCGAAAAGATTctaccagatattaaaaaaGCGAATATCTTTAATGAAGAGGAAGAACAAGAAATGTTCCAGGCCTTAAAAGAGAAAGGTAGCGATAGAAAGAAGGTTGTTGACTTGATAAAATCATTCATGTATTCTGGACAACACGATACATATACATAA
- the LOC130623845 gene encoding uncharacterized protein LOC130623845 isoform X1, which translates to MDKTRNTCNLFGMSISLDAKSKHMSNSRKRKLGTAIAPSEDLINEFIKSQKTTTKSKQFNNPGADLENKAIKRSRHSEMVSPRKFAAIICEDSEKWGGQDYLGKKIIEIFRQNDDEVWEYFKACSDEIPDKNKLADYEAFIVSGSHYSANDEHPWVQHLETFFKDLYQYQELSTTTSPPKLIGVCFGHQLIGKALGARVVKNVGGRFIFKPVHINVTDTLTKSEYYKDNFQSNHSLSLFQSHSEEIIDLPCFAECVASSDNCRNEIVKYGDSVLTFQGHMEITEDEMLEKILPDIKKANIFNEEEEQEMFQALKEKGSDRKKVVDLIKSFMYSGQHDTYT; encoded by the exons atggATAAAACAAGGAACACATGTAATTTGTTCGGCATGTCTATTTCTctagatgcaaaatcaaaacacatGTCAAATAGTCGAAAACGTAAACTTGGAACTGCCATAGCACCTTCTGAAGATCTTATTAACGAATTTATAAAATCACAGAAAACTACCACAAAGTCAAAGCAGTTTAATAACCCAGGAGCTGATTTG GAAAACAAAGCCATAAAAAGATCCAGACATTCAGAAATGGTTAGCCCAAGAAAGTTTGCTGCGATCATATGTGAAGATTCAGAAAAATGGGGAGGACAAGACTatcttggaaaaaaaattattgaaatttttagacaaaatgaTGATGAAGTGTGGGAGTATTTTAAAGCTTGTTCTGATGAGATTCCTGATAAAAATAAGTTAGCAGATTATGAAGCTTTCATTGTCAGCGGCTCGCATTATTCTGCCAATGACGAACATCCCTGGGTTCAACACttagaaactttttttaaagatttgtaTCAATACCAAGAACTGTCAACAACAACAAGCCCGCCAAAATTAATCGGAGTTTGTTTTGGTCATCAATTAATTGGAAAAGCTCTCGGAGCACGTGTGGTTAAAAACGTTGGAGGGAGGTTTATTTTCAAACCGGTTCATATTAACGTCACTGATACTTTAACTAAATCTGAATATTACAAAGACAATTTTCAGAGTAATCATTCTTTGTCGTTGTTTCAATCCCATAGTGAGGAGATTATTGATTTGCCATGTTTCGCTGAATGCGTTGCGAGTTCAGATAATTGCAGGAATGAAATTGTGAAGTATGGAGACTCTGTTTTAACATTTCAAGGGCACATGGAAATTACAGAAGATGAAATGCTCGAAAAGATTctaccagatattaaaaaaGCGAATATCTTTAATGAAGAGGAAGAACAAGAAATGTTCCAGGCCTTAAAAGAGAAAGGTAGCGATAGAAAGAAGGTTGTTGACTTGATAAAATCATTCATGTATTCTGGACAACACGATACATATACATAA